The window ATCGCCCCCAGGCGCACGATCAGGATGCGTTCCATCGGCGAAGGAGTTCGGAGGTGGAGTGGTCCTTGGGGTCGCCAACGATCTCGACGCGTCCGCCGCATTCGAGGACGACATCGCGCTCGGGCACGGATTCGGCCGTGTAGTCGGTGCCCTTGGCGTGCACGTCGGGGCGGATCTCGCGCACCAAGGCGCGGACGTCGGGCTCGTCGAAGACGATCACGGCGTCCACATCGGCGAGCGCCGCCACCAGTTCGGCGCGTTCGGCGGCAGGCATGCGCGGGCGGCCCTCACCTTTGAGCGTGCGCACGCCGGCATCCGAGTTGATGGCGACCACCACGCGGCCACCGAGGGCCTTGGCCCCACGCAGGTAGCGAATGTGACCGACGTGCAACACGTCGAAGCAGCCGTTGGTGAGGATGACGGTTTCGCCGGCACGACGCCATTCCTCCACGCGGCGGCGGAGCGAGGCGCGATCGTGAATCTTGCCGGCGCCGGAATCAGTTGCGGGCTGCATTCGTCATCCT of the Terriglobales bacterium genome contains:
- a CDS encoding adenylyltransferase/cytidyltransferase family protein, which encodes MQPATDSGAGKIHDRASLRRRVEEWRRAGETVILTNGCFDVLHVGHIRYLRGAKALGGRVVVAINSDAGVRTLKGEGRPRMPAAERAELVAALADVDAVIVFDEPDVRALVREIRPDVHAKGTDYTAESVPERDVVLECGGRVEIVGDPKDHSTSELLRRWNAS